Genomic window (Arcobacter aquimarinus):
GTGGAGTTGGTGGAGGAATTGTTGCAATTGTTCCAAAAAAAATGGCAATTTGTGTATATTCTCCAAGATTAAACATTCAAGGAAATTCACTTATTGGTACAAAAGCTTTAGAATTATTTACTACAAAAACTGGTTTATCAATTTTTTAAATTTAAGGATTTTAGATTATGACTGCATTAGAAATAGCTGATATTATAGGAATTATCTGTTTTGCATTGAGTGGGTTTTTAATTGCTGTTCATTATAAACTTGATATTTTGGGAGTTTTTATCTCTTCATTTCTAACGGCACTTGGTGGTGGAATGATAAGAGATGTTTTAGCAGATAGAACTCCTTATGTTTTCACTACAAATCTACCTGTTATTTTAGTTGTAGCTACTGTTGTAATTGCTTTATTATTCAAGCTTCATAAAATTGATGATTTAGAAGGTAAAACTGCTTTTATAATCTCTGATGCAATAGGTTTAGTATCTTTTTCAATTACAGGTTCTATTGTTGCCATTCAAAATGAATTTAACTTCTTAGGTGTATTAATACTTGCATTTTTAACAGCTGTAGGAGGAGGAACAATCAGAGATATTTTAATAAATAGAGTTCCTTCTATTTTAGTATCAGAATTTTATGCGACTGTTGCTTTAATTATTGCTACTATAATATTTGTTCTTGAAATTTTTCATTTAAGAAATTTACCTATTTTGACTCTTGTTTTTATTTTTGGAGTTGCGTTAAGACTTCTTGCATATTACAGAAATTGGCATTTACCAACTTTATCTAAAGAATAATTTCTTCTTAACCTTTTGTTTACTTTTTATAGATAAAATCACCCAATTTTAATACCAAAGGAAAAGAAATGATAAGAAAATTTTTATTTACAGCTTTATTAGGTCTAAGTGCAATAGCAAGTTCATTAACTATAGATAGTCAAGTACCTGCTATAAAAATCAAAGATCAATTTGAAAAAGAGCATACTATAGATGCAAATG
Coding sequences:
- a CDS encoding trimeric intracellular cation channel family protein, translated to MTALEIADIIGIICFALSGFLIAVHYKLDILGVFISSFLTALGGGMIRDVLADRTPYVFTTNLPVILVVATVVIALLFKLHKIDDLEGKTAFIISDAIGLVSFSITGSIVAIQNEFNFLGVLILAFLTAVGGGTIRDILINRVPSILVSEFYATVALIIATIIFVLEIFHLRNLPILTLVFIFGVALRLLAYYRNWHLPTLSKE